The Synchiropus splendidus isolate RoL2022-P1 chromosome 11, RoL_Sspl_1.0, whole genome shotgun sequence genome contains a region encoding:
- the LOC128767377 gene encoding uncharacterized protein LOC128767377, producing MKSFERLVLSHLKSITASLLDSLQFAYRANRSVDDAVNQALHFVLDHLDWPGTYARILFVDLSSAFNTILPALLEDKLGQLDVPDSLCRWITDFLTSRSQRVRLGTTVSDTRTLKIGSPQGCVLSPWLFSLYTNCCTSSHESVKLIKFADDTTIIGLISDGDESAYRREVERLVSWCSHNNLELKAQKTVEIVIDFRRVTVSLSPLMLAGLAIPIVDSFCFLGTTITEDLKWEPTIRSLIRKAQQRMFFLRQLRKLRLPTKLLVEFYTAIIQSILTSSITIWYNSATSRDKSRLQRIVRSAEKPSCPAIWRHHQLVLQYLF from the exons atgaagtcctttgagcgcctggttctctctcacctgaaatctatcactgcttctctcctggactcattgcagtttgcctacagagccaacagatctgtggacgatgcagtgaaccaggcccttcatttcgttctggaccATCTGGACTggccaggaacctatgccaggatcctgtttgtggacttaagctctgcctttaacacaattcttccagctctgcttgaagacaagcttggccagctcgacgtgcctgactccctctgtagatggattacagacttcctgaccagccgaagtcagcgtgtgcggctggggacgactgtctctgacactcggaccctcaaaattgggtctcctcagggctgtgttctctctccatggctattctctctgtacactaactgctgcacctccagccacgagtccgtgaagctgatcaagtttgcggatgacaccaccatcatcgggctcatctcagatggagatgagtcggcttacaggagggaggtggagcggctagtgtcctggtgcagccacaacaacctggagctcaaggcccagaagacagtggagatcgtcatagacttcaggagagtaacagtttctctgtcccctctcatgttggctggtttagccattcctattgtggactccttctgcttcctgggaaccaccatcactgaggacctcaaatgggagccaaccatcaggtccctcatcaggaaggcccagcagagaatgttctttctgaggcagctacggaaactacgactgccgacgaagttgctggtggagttctacacggccatcatccagtccatcctcacctcctctatcaccatctggtacaacagcgccacctccagggacaagagccgactgcagcgcatcgtacgttctgctgagaag CCCTCCTGTCCTGCCATATGGCGTCATCATCAGTTGGTGCTTCAATATCTGTTTTAA
- the LOC128767518 gene encoding uncharacterized protein LOC128767518, which translates to MISPTNKGGRPTKSSSAPDGNHIESCQILGKRKGNPPKEFWLASPQDTPEPESKDESPVAMSKQNTAKPSSPVKKSQAVLKRGKNGTVSENLSCDKKDNKRSKNKRIKNSLIQDRVQEQKYLVLPSPSQPSDHSTHLGHQEANSHQLLSPSRDKRRRKPLGEWWKVDALEEAETLPPDLPSSTTIKPSKEREAHPKKIGGSGHLTVKSRRRASKPVGGALVSRLNQSRKTLKSIPKSTTKTPSGAHQRHRYQDEAELPASGSKVTLIQKNGWSACKVIMQDESSGHEGLNSTFDVCLSGPSSRIDLDVCEDSDLSSSQMPPAELSMSDLCAPPLKPMALQPVNRTNLTRCMMSLWSSPAVAGAGASGTSRDEA; encoded by the exons atgatATCCCCGACAAACAAAGGTGGAAGACCAACCAAGTCATCATCTGCTCCAGATGGAAATCACATTGAGAGTTGTCAAATCCTTGGGAAGAGGAAAGGAAATCCTCCCAAAGAGTTTTGGTTGGCTTCACCTCAGGATACCCCAGAGCCAGAATCCAAAGATGAATCGCCGGTTGCAATgtctaaacaaaacacagccaaacctagttcacctgtgaaaaaatctcaagctgtcttgaagagggggaaaaatggaaccgtttcagagaatctgagttgtgataaaaaggataataaaagaagtaaaaacaaaagaatcaagaATTCACTGATTCAGGATCGAGTCCAGGAACAAAAATATCTCGTACTACCAAGCCCCTCACAGCCATCTGACCACAGCACACACTTGG gacACCAAGAAGCCAACTCTCATCAGCTTTTATCACCAAGCAGAGATAAACGCAGAAGGAAACCTCTGGGTGAATGGTGGAAAGTTGACGCCttagaggaagcagagacgtTGCCACCTGATCTGCCGTCGTCCACTACAATTAAACcttcaaaagaaagagaagctcatCCCAAAAAAATTGGAGGATCTGGACATCTGACTGTTAAGAGTCGTAGAAGAGCATCAAAGCCTGTTGGGGGAGCTCTTGTGTCTCGCTTGAACCAAAGCAGGAAAACCCTTAAATCAATCCCCAAATCAACCACGAAGACCCCCAGTGGAGCACATCAGAGACA cagatacCAAGATGAAGCTGAGTTGCCTGCTTCAGGCTCCAAAGTTACACTCATACAGAAGAATGGCTGGAGTGCATGCAAAGTCATTATGCAGGATGAGAGCTCAGGCCATGAGGGGCTGAACAGCAC GTTTGATGTCTGTCTGAGTGGACCATCATCCAGGATTGATCTGGACGTGTGTGAGGACTCGG ATTTGTCATCATCCCAAATGCCTCCCGCTGAGCTGTCGATGTCTGACCTGTGTGCTCCCCCTCTCAAACCTATGGCGCTCCAGCCCGTGAACAGAACTAACCTGACCCGCTGCATGATGAGTCTTTGGTCCTCTCCTGCTGTTG